CCTCCGAGAGTGGTCTCTTCGCATGTCGTGAACACCACTGTAAAATCATCAATCTCGGGGTTGTTTTCAGCTATTTCCAGTAGGTAAAGAAGAATAGCCATCCCCTGACGGTTATCAGCACCCAGTATCGTTTTTCCATCGGAAGAAATCTTTCCTGTTTTTTCATCAATAACAACTTTTATCCCTGCCGTTGTTCGTGCCGTATCCATGTGGGAGGTCAGCATCATCTTCCCGCCCTTTCCCCGCTTTATAATAATATTACCTGAGTTGCTGCCTGTCGCACTTTTGGAATTGTCTTCCGAAATCACAACTTGTTTGCCGGCGAGAAATTCTCTGACAAAATCGGCAACCGGTTTCTCGTTTTGAGATAATGCATCAATTTTTACAAGAGATGTAAATATCTCTATCAGTCTGTTTTTGTCTATTGTAATCATTGTTTCATTTTTAGGAAAGATTGTAATGTTTATTTCAAGTTACGAAATAAATATTTCACAGTCAATAGGTTTGGAAAAATATTTTTCGGGAAAGTGATTTTTTTTTGCAAAATAACTGAACACTCTTTTATTCAAATAATTTTATTAAATTTGGCAGTCTTAAAAGATAATACTTGATTATCTAATAATGTTTTGGATCAAATTAAATTGGCAGGTTAAAATATGAAAAAGCTGTTTACAGGAATTTTGCTTTGCTTGTGCATAAGCTCAGTCTATCCACAAAATGCAATCTTCAACAGTCCCTTTCCCGATGATGACATCAAACGGCTGCACGGAGAAGTTGTTGACTTTGGCAATAATGAGATGTATGCTCTCTGGTCGAAGTTCGAATCAACCGGCAGAATTCAGTTTTTTATGCGAAAGAGTACCGACGGCGGTAATCAGTGGCAAAATGAAGAAACTGTTTTTGATACCGTTATAAACGGTAGTATGGAAGATGCGTGGCGTGGTGCGCACCTCATAAAAGGAAACAACAACAGATTGCTCCTTTTCATCAAGACGGGGTCGAGCAGGCATACAATCTACAAGTATTCCGATGACGGTGGAGTTACCTGGACTCCAAACATTCGTATAATAATAGCGAATGGTACTTTCACAAGTCAGGCATACAGAATATTCTCAGTTGTCCACTTGGGCGAAGGGAAACTTATCCTTACGAGCTCCAACTCAACAAGTCTTACAGGCACTGTCAGAAGTTCGGACAATGGCACAACCTGGCAAAACCTTGTTTCAACAGGATTTTCGCTGTTCATGAATCCTTCTCTACTGAGTATCGGGAATGGCAGTTTCTATATGGCAGCTCAGCAAACTGCCGCCACATCAAGTAAAAGAATCTTTTTTGTCAAATATATTTCTACAAATACCTGGCAGGATACCGTTATTGTCCACGAAGACACTTCAGCATCTCTTGCACTCCCCCGTTTGTTCAGGAACTCAAACAACGATCTTTATATCTTCTTCTCAAAGAGTGTAAAAGTTTTTGGGAAATACTCCCGCACTAATATCTTTTACTCCAAAAGCAGCAACGAAGGTGCAACATGGGGAACCCCGGTTCAGGTTACAAAATATCCGGGTGTTGATGCAAACCTGAACCTTAATTCACAATCCGTCAAACCCTTCATAACATTCTCAAGTGACAGGAACAACCTTCAAGGTGCCAAAAAATTGTTCTGGACAAATGCACTTGAACTCCAGGATAATTCAACTCCACCCGTTATTTACGACTATGAGGCGAATTCCGCGTCCGTAACTGCCGGAGATACGATTAAAATTAAAGTTTTTACGGGATCGGAATCCCCTGTTACAGAGGCAAAAATTACAGGATACTTGAACGATCTCCCTTATAACCTGCAACTATTCGATGACGGAAACCATAACGATTCGCTGGCAGGAGACAAAATATTTGGAAATTTCATAAGGGTTGCTCAGGAGGGTGATCTGCTAAGATATTCTGTCTCAGTGCAAAATGCCTTTGGTACTTCAACCACTGCACAAAATATCATAGCTTGTCCTTTCAGTGACCTCCCAAGCAGTGCAGAATTGAAAACCGGGCGTCTAATCGTTCCATTTGACTATAACGGCACAATTGCGGATGTTGCAACTGCTTCGGGATCCGGATTGAAGTTTGATTCAGTGATGACCATTTTTTCCCAGGGCTTTTTGCTTTCGGGGCTGATAGAATCAAATGTCTGGGCTGCAGGTGAATTTAGCGCTTCAAGAATTAAGGATTTCAGAGCAGGACAGGTTGGTTACCCTGCAAACGATCCCAGAAATGGAATCTATAGAGTTGCACTCACAGATACCGCATTTGGAACTTCATGGCAACGATGGAAAGGTGCTGTATCCCTCGGTGCGAAATTCTGGGACGGAAACAACAATAACATCTATGACCCTGTCGATCTTAATCAAAACGGAAACTGGGAACCAAATGAAGATATGCCCGAAATTTTGGGAGAGGTATCTTATTTTACCGTTTTTAATGATGGTGTACCTTCAGCGTTAAGAAGATTTTTGGAGGAACCTAAAGGAATCGAAATAAGACAAACTCTTTATGCGTTCCCGAATTCAGATGCTCCGGCAATGAGAGATGCTGTATTTATAAGGTATGAAATGACTAAAAAAGGAAATGTTTCGCCTGCAATCCGTGACTTCATTTTCGGAATTCAAAGCGATCCTGACCTGGGTGATGCCAATGACGATCTCGTGGCTACTGATACACTAAGAAATTCCGTTGTTTGTTACAACGAATCTGCTGACCCGTTATTTGGAGAGAACCCACCGGCAATCTATAATACCATGCTGTTTGGAAATCCGGTTTATATCCCCGGAGTCAGTTTTACTGATCTCAATAACAACGGTACTTTTGAAAACGGAATTGATATCCCTCTCGATACGGCAGTCCTTCCGATGGGCAAACCTTTCAATAACATTCTTTATCCCGGAGCAATAAACAGCGGAATGAGAGTATCACAACACTATATACAGTCGCACCCGACGCATGGTGATCCGAATACTCCAGTGGATGTAAGGAACTACCACATCGGTAAAAATTTGACAGGGCAATATCTCGATCCGTGTACCTGGACTTTCGGTGATGTAAGAGGAGGTGTGAATTGCAGTTTGGTCAATCCAATTTTTGTTTACTCTGGAGATCCAGTATTGAATAAAGGGTGGATTAATAATACCGGTTTAGATCAAAGAACCACTCTCGCAAGTTACATGTCACCTCTCGATGAACAAACAACTCTCACATACCACACAGCTATAATCGTCGGAAGAGGGAACTCACCTCTCAACTCTATCACAGTAACTCAGGCAAATGTTGACACCATTTTTTCGAGAATGGGAGCCCGTTATAATTTTATACCTGTTTCAACCAAAGAACCGGGCACGGGAATCCCGGGAGTGTATGAATTAAACCAAAATTACCCGAATCCCTTTAATCCGAATACAATTATCACATTCAGCATACCCGAAAACGCACATATATCATTAAAAGTATATGACAACACCGGAGCTTTGGTGAAAACTCTGTTAAATGA
This genomic window from Ignavibacteria bacterium contains:
- a CDS encoding exo-alpha-sialidase; protein product: MKKLFTGILLCLCISSVYPQNAIFNSPFPDDDIKRLHGEVVDFGNNEMYALWSKFESTGRIQFFMRKSTDGGNQWQNEETVFDTVINGSMEDAWRGAHLIKGNNNRLLLFIKTGSSRHTIYKYSDDGGVTWTPNIRIIIANGTFTSQAYRIFSVVHLGEGKLILTSSNSTSLTGTVRSSDNGTTWQNLVSTGFSLFMNPSLLSIGNGSFYMAAQQTAATSSKRIFFVKYISTNTWQDTVIVHEDTSASLALPRLFRNSNNDLYIFFSKSVKVFGKYSRTNIFYSKSSNEGATWGTPVQVTKYPGVDANLNLNSQSVKPFITFSSDRNNLQGAKKLFWTNALELQDNSTPPVIYDYEANSASVTAGDTIKIKVFTGSESPVTEAKITGYLNDLPYNLQLFDDGNHNDSLAGDKIFGNFIRVAQEGDLLRYSVSVQNAFGTSTTAQNIIACPFSDLPSSAELKTGRLIVPFDYNGTIADVATASGSGLKFDSVMTIFSQGFLLSGLIESNVWAAGEFSASRIKDFRAGQVGYPANDPRNGIYRVALTDTAFGTSWQRWKGAVSLGAKFWDGNNNNIYDPVDLNQNGNWEPNEDMPEILGEVSYFTVFNDGVPSALRRFLEEPKGIEIRQTLYAFPNSDAPAMRDAVFIRYEMTKKGNVSPAIRDFIFGIQSDPDLGDANDDLVATDTLRNSVVCYNESADPLFGENPPAIYNTMLFGNPVYIPGVSFTDLNNNGTFENGIDIPLDTAVLPMGKPFNNILYPGAINSGMRVSQHYIQSHPTHGDPNTPVDVRNYHIGKNLTGQYLDPCTWTFGDVRGGVNCSLVNPIFVYSGDPVLNKGWINNTGLDQRTTLASYMSPLDEQTTLTYHTAIIVGRGNSPLNSITVTQANVDTIFSRMGARYNFIPVSTKEPGTGIPGVYELNQNYPNPFNPNTIITFSIPENAHISLKVYDNTGALVKTLLNEELSPGKHSVSFDAGKLSSGVYFYRIESEKFTQTRKMLLIK